A genomic segment from Paenibacillus sp. FSL K6-1096 encodes:
- a CDS encoding 2-oxo acid dehydrogenase subunit E2 yields MAKFEYRFPELGEGLHEGEIIKMHIKAGDKVTDDDIVMEVQNDKAVVEVPCPVNGTVLEVFTKDGQVCRVGEVVAIIDAEGDIPEQEGGHPAEHASQEADAAKGGAETTSSPATSAPASGGASNFEYKFPELGEGLHEGEIIKMHIKVGDKITDDDIIMEVQNDKAVVEVPSPVNGTVVEVFAKDGQVCRVGEVVAVIAAEGDVPHQEGGHAEASGAQGAAPSQAAAPAAAAVPAPDREVLATPSVRKFARDKGVDISKVNGSGKNGKITLEDVEAFLKGGSAAPAAAAPAAAAPAAAAAPQAKAKEAAAPAASGNANLEEERVPFKGIRKAIANAMVKSAYTAPHVTIMDEVDVTELVAFRARMKPVAEKKGVKVTYLPFIVKALVAASRQFPALNAMIDEAANEIVYKKYYNIGIATDTDNGLIVPVIKDADRKSIWMIASAISDLAVRGRDGKLAPHEMKGSTISISNIGSAGGMFFTPIINFPEVAILGTGRITEKPVVKNGEIVSAPVMALSLSFDHRIIDGATAQNFMNYIKTLLANPDMLVMEV; encoded by the coding sequence GTGGCAAAATTTGAGTACCGGTTCCCTGAGCTGGGCGAAGGTCTGCATGAAGGCGAAATTATCAAAATGCATATCAAAGCCGGCGACAAGGTAACCGATGACGATATCGTAATGGAAGTTCAGAACGACAAGGCTGTAGTGGAAGTGCCTTGTCCGGTCAACGGCACTGTGCTTGAAGTCTTCACCAAGGACGGCCAGGTCTGCCGCGTAGGCGAAGTGGTAGCTATTATTGATGCAGAAGGCGATATTCCTGAGCAGGAGGGCGGCCATCCGGCAGAGCATGCTTCCCAGGAAGCTGACGCAGCCAAGGGCGGAGCAGAGACAACCTCTTCACCGGCAACCAGCGCACCGGCCAGCGGCGGAGCATCGAACTTTGAATACAAATTCCCTGAGCTGGGCGAAGGCCTGCACGAAGGGGAAATCATCAAGATGCACATCAAGGTCGGCGACAAGATCACTGACGATGATATCATCATGGAAGTTCAGAACGATAAGGCTGTAGTGGAAGTTCCTTCCCCGGTCAATGGTACAGTAGTTGAAGTGTTCGCCAAAGATGGCCAGGTCTGCCGCGTGGGCGAGGTTGTAGCAGTTATTGCCGCTGAAGGCGATGTTCCGCATCAGGAAGGCGGCCATGCTGAAGCCTCCGGCGCGCAGGGCGCAGCTCCTTCCCAGGCCGCAGCACCGGCCGCAGCAGCTGTTCCGGCTCCTGACCGCGAAGTGCTGGCTACGCCAAGCGTCCGCAAGTTCGCCCGTGATAAGGGCGTAGACATCTCCAAGGTGAACGGCTCCGGCAAGAACGGCAAGATTACCCTTGAAGATGTGGAAGCCTTCCTGAAGGGCGGATCAGCAGCACCGGCAGCGGCAGCTCCTGCAGCAGCGGCACCGGCGGCAGCAGCTGCACCGCAAGCGAAGGCCAAAGAAGCCGCAGCACCGGCAGCTTCCGGCAATGCGAACCTGGAAGAAGAGCGTGTACCGTTCAAGGGTATCCGCAAGGCCATCGCCAATGCAATGGTGAAATCGGCTTACACCGCGCCGCATGTTACCATCATGGACGAAGTGGATGTTACCGAGCTGGTAGCCTTCCGCGCCCGGATGAAGCCTGTAGCCGAGAAGAAAGGCGTGAAGGTCACTTACCTTCCGTTCATCGTGAAGGCACTCGTTGCCGCTTCCCGCCAGTTCCCGGCGCTTAACGCCATGATTGACGAAGCTGCGAATGAGATTGTCTACAAGAAGTACTACAACATCGGTATCGCTACTGATACAGACAACGGTCTGATCGTTCCTGTGATCAAAGATGCCGACCGCAAGAGCATCTGGATGATCGCCAGCGCGATCTCGGATCTGGCTGTGCGCGGACGTGACGGCAAGCTGGCACCGCATGAAATGAAAGGCAGCACCATCTCGATCAGCAACATCGGTTCGGCCGGCGGCATGTTCTTCACCCCGATTATCAACTTCCCTGAGGTTGCGATTCTGGGAACCGGACGGATCACTGAGAAGCCGGTAGTTAAGAACGGTGAAATCGTGTCTGCGCCTGTAATGGCCCTGTCTCTGAGCTTTGACCACCGTATTATCGACGGAGCAACAGCACAGAACTTCATGAATTACATTAAGACCCTGCTTGCAAATCCTGATATGTTAGTTATGGAGGTGTAA
- a CDS encoding alpha-ketoacid dehydrogenase subunit beta, with the protein MAQMNMKEAIRDAMRVELTRDPNVLIFGEDVGNVGGVFRVTEGLQKEFGEERVFDTPLAESAIGGLAFGLGVQGFRPIAEIQFVGFIFEALDQIVIQAARLRWRSGGKYNAPVVFRTPFGGGVKAAELHTDSLEGLIAQSPGIKVVIPSNPYDAKGLLIASIRDNDPVFFMEHLNLYHAFRAEVPEGEYTVELGKANVVREGSDVSIIAYGLMVHTATKAAEQLEKEGIKAEIIDLRTVSPIDIDTIVASIKKTNRAIVVQEAQKSSGVAAEVIAQINEKALLHLEAPVLRVAGPDTVYPFAQIEDTWIPTPARVIAAVKKVMEF; encoded by the coding sequence ATGGCACAGATGAATATGAAAGAAGCAATTCGTGACGCGATGCGCGTTGAACTGACTCGTGACCCTAATGTCCTTATCTTCGGGGAGGATGTTGGTAATGTTGGCGGTGTCTTCCGTGTAACGGAAGGCCTGCAGAAGGAATTTGGCGAAGAGCGTGTCTTCGATACCCCGCTGGCAGAATCCGCAATCGGCGGTCTGGCCTTCGGTCTGGGTGTACAAGGCTTCCGCCCGATTGCCGAAATCCAGTTTGTCGGCTTCATCTTTGAAGCACTTGATCAGATTGTTATCCAGGCAGCGCGTCTGCGCTGGCGTTCCGGGGGCAAATATAACGCTCCTGTAGTATTCCGTACACCATTCGGCGGCGGCGTTAAGGCTGCTGAACTGCATACCGACTCTCTGGAAGGTTTGATTGCCCAGAGCCCGGGGATCAAGGTTGTTATTCCTTCCAATCCATACGATGCCAAGGGACTGCTGATCGCCTCGATCCGCGATAATGACCCTGTATTCTTCATGGAGCACCTCAACCTGTATCATGCTTTCCGTGCAGAGGTTCCTGAAGGTGAATATACCGTTGAGCTGGGTAAAGCGAATGTAGTGCGCGAAGGTTCCGATGTATCGATCATCGCTTACGGCCTGATGGTACATACTGCCACCAAAGCCGCTGAACAGCTCGAAAAAGAAGGCATCAAGGCTGAAATTATTGACCTGCGCACCGTAAGCCCGATCGATATCGACACAATTGTAGCTTCAATTAAGAAGACCAACCGTGCCATCGTGGTTCAGGAAGCACAGAAGAGCTCCGGCGTAGCCGCTGAGGTTATTGCCCAGATTAACGAAAAAGCACTGCTGCACCTGGAGGCGCCTGTGCTCCGTGTAGCCGGTCCTGATACTGTATATCCGTTTGCACAAATCGAAGATACCTGGATTCCTACACCAGCACGTGTTATTGCAGCTGTTAAGAAAGTTATGGAATTCTAA
- the pdhA gene encoding pyruvate dehydrogenase (acetyl-transferring) E1 component subunit alpha yields the protein MTRVPYEVYTEDVEALSVLSPDGEIINKDMMPKLSDDQLKEIMYRMVFTRTWDDRAVNLGRQGRLGFYAPVSGQEATMIGSEFALQKEDFVCPGYRDIPQLVWHGLPLYQAFLYSRGHQHGGQIPDGVNVLMPQIIIGAQILHATGIAMGFKLKKQPNVAITYTGDGGSSEGDFYEGLNYAGVYKLPVIFFVQNNGYAITTPFAKQTAAKSIAHKAVAAGIPGIKVDGMDVFAVISAVQQAAERARKGEGATLIEAVTYRFRPHSLSDDASKYRTKEEEGQWNEKDPIARLAKYLEKKGLWTEEDTLRVREEAKATVNEQIKKAEQTEKMTIPGLIDSMFEVTPKHLEEQKADFE from the coding sequence ATGACCAGAGTTCCTTATGAAGTGTATACAGAGGACGTTGAGGCCCTTTCGGTACTTTCCCCGGATGGAGAAATTATCAATAAGGATATGATGCCTAAGCTGTCTGATGACCAACTGAAAGAAATCATGTACCGTATGGTATTTACCCGTACTTGGGATGACCGCGCAGTTAACCTTGGCCGCCAGGGCCGTCTCGGTTTCTATGCTCCGGTATCCGGGCAGGAAGCAACAATGATCGGCAGTGAGTTCGCTCTGCAAAAAGAAGATTTCGTATGCCCGGGCTACCGCGATATTCCGCAGCTCGTCTGGCACGGACTTCCATTATATCAGGCATTTCTGTATTCCCGCGGACATCAGCATGGCGGACAGATTCCTGACGGCGTCAATGTGCTGATGCCTCAGATTATCATCGGTGCGCAGATCCTCCACGCAACCGGTATTGCTATGGGCTTCAAATTGAAGAAGCAGCCGAACGTTGCTATCACCTATACCGGTGACGGCGGTTCCTCGGAAGGCGACTTCTACGAAGGCTTGAACTATGCGGGAGTATACAAGCTGCCGGTGATTTTCTTCGTTCAGAATAACGGCTATGCGATCACGACTCCGTTCGCCAAGCAGACTGCTGCCAAGTCCATCGCCCACAAGGCAGTTGCCGCAGGCATCCCTGGGATCAAGGTTGACGGTATGGACGTGTTCGCTGTAATCTCCGCGGTTCAGCAGGCTGCTGAACGGGCACGCAAAGGCGAAGGTGCAACGCTGATCGAAGCGGTAACCTACCGTTTCCGTCCGCACTCCCTCTCCGATGACGCCAGCAAGTACCGTACGAAGGAAGAAGAAGGACAATGGAACGAGAAGGACCCTATTGCCCGTCTTGCCAAGTACCTGGAGAAGAAAGGCCTCTGGACCGAAGAGGACACTCTGCGCGTGAGAGAAGAAGCGAAGGCTACTGTCAACGAGCAGATTAAGAAGGCAGAACAGACCGAAAAAATGACCATTCCCGGCTTGATCGACAGCATGTTCGAGGTAACTCCGAAACATCTTGAAGAGCAAAAAGCCGATTTTGAATAA
- a CDS encoding alpha/beta hydrolase-fold protein, with protein MNEPVFLKRTIVKQTLWSEHLQEERKLRIYLPPGYNEVLSYPVVYCQDGEEFFNFGRIATLAGQLILEQDVEPFIIVGVEVNVAVRTAEYAPFGSRFRQYLSCFAEEIIPFIEHNYPVRRTPGERIIAGDSLGGSVSLHLALAYPGLFSRVLSLSGAYYPETRELLAKEDDLSWLQINMVVGLQEREYKTDTGVYDFVEMNRLTRDMLESRGATVSYREKDGQHLWGFWQKELPESLLYFFNS; from the coding sequence ATGAATGAGCCTGTTTTTCTGAAACGAACAATCGTGAAACAAACCCTCTGGAGCGAGCATCTGCAGGAAGAGCGCAAGCTGCGCATCTATCTCCCGCCCGGCTATAATGAAGTTCTCAGCTATCCGGTCGTCTACTGCCAGGACGGTGAAGAATTCTTCAACTTCGGACGGATTGCCACACTGGCCGGCCAGCTGATTCTGGAGCAGGATGTGGAGCCTTTCATTATAGTAGGCGTTGAAGTGAACGTTGCTGTCCGCACCGCAGAATATGCTCCATTTGGCAGCCGCTTCCGGCAGTACCTGTCATGCTTCGCCGAAGAGATTATTCCCTTCATTGAACATAATTATCCGGTTCGGCGCACTCCCGGGGAGCGGATTATTGCCGGAGACTCCCTCGGCGGCAGTGTCTCCCTTCATCTCGCCCTGGCCTATCCCGGATTATTCAGCCGGGTGCTCAGCCTGTCGGGCGCTTACTATCCCGAGACCCGCGAGCTGCTGGCCAAGGAAGACGATCTCTCCTGGCTGCAGATCAACATGGTAGTCGGCCTGCAGGAGAGAGAATACAAGACGGACACCGGCGTCTACGATTTCGTAGAGATGAACCGGCTTACCAGAGATATGCTGGAATCCCGGGGAGCTACCGTCTCCTACCGTGAGAAGGACGGACAGCATCTTTGGGGATTTTGGCAAAAAGAGCTCCCGGAATCATTACTCTATTTCTTCAACTCTTGA
- a CDS encoding low molecular weight protein-tyrosine-phosphatase: MVNVLFVCLGNICRSPMAEAVLRHKVSERQLADQISVDSAGTGDWHIGNPPHEGTRRILDLHGISYENMKARLVSGDDFEKFQYIICMDKSNGDNVRKIPGGEHSELLFFMDLLPEAELREVPDPYFTGNFEQVYELIDAGCDVLLEQIIKDKLQQA, encoded by the coding sequence ATCGTAAACGTGTTATTTGTGTGTCTGGGGAATATCTGCCGTTCGCCGATGGCGGAGGCGGTACTGCGCCATAAGGTGTCTGAGCGCCAGTTGGCGGATCAGATTAGCGTGGATTCTGCCGGAACCGGAGACTGGCATATCGGCAATCCGCCGCATGAAGGAACCAGACGGATTCTCGATCTGCACGGAATCAGCTATGAGAACATGAAAGCCCGTCTGGTGAGCGGTGATGATTTTGAGAAATTCCAATATATTATCTGCATGGACAAGTCCAACGGCGATAATGTCCGCAAGATTCCCGGAGGCGAGCACTCCGAGCTGCTGTTCTTCATGGATCTGCTGCCGGAGGCGGAGCTCCGCGAGGTGCCGGACCCGTATTTCACCGGAAACTTTGAACAGGTCTATGAGCTGATCGATGCCGGTTGTGATGTGCTGCTGGAGCAGATCATTAAGGACAAGCTCCAGCAGGCCTAG
- a CDS encoding thiamine diphosphokinase yields MPAGRVVIVAGGKVTAECLRYLDEKDYIIGADRGALFLIEHGFRPALAVGDFDSVPEEALERIQAGSNETISCDPVNKDLTDSELALDYALGLQPQSIVMIGVTGTRMDQTLASIQMMTRALQRQVACSIIDPNNYITLTGSQAVVEQRGYTYVSLLPLTPEVTGITLKGFQYPLDHATLKLGQSLAVSNVLIESSGTVTIESGLLLIIQSKD; encoded by the coding sequence TTGCCAGCAGGGCGTGTCGTTATTGTAGCGGGCGGTAAGGTGACAGCGGAATGCCTGCGTTATTTAGATGAAAAAGATTATATTATCGGCGCTGACCGGGGAGCGCTGTTCCTGATTGAGCACGGCTTCAGGCCCGCTCTGGCTGTAGGCGATTTCGATTCCGTCCCTGAGGAAGCCTTAGAGCGGATTCAGGCCGGAAGCAACGAGACCATCAGCTGTGATCCGGTGAACAAAGACCTGACCGACAGTGAGCTGGCGCTTGATTACGCGCTGGGCCTCCAGCCGCAGTCTATTGTAATGATAGGTGTGACCGGCACCCGTATGGACCAGACTCTGGCCAGCATCCAGATGATGACCCGGGCGCTGCAGCGGCAGGTGGCCTGCTCGATCATCGATCCCAACAATTATATTACGCTTACCGGCTCACAGGCTGTGGTCGAGCAGCGCGGCTACACCTATGTCTCTCTGCTGCCCCTCACTCCCGAGGTTACCGGCATCACACTTAAGGGCTTCCAGTATCCCCTGGATCACGCCACCCTGAAGCTGGGCCAGTCGCTGGCCGTGAGCAATGTGCTTATAGAGAGCAGCGGAACCGTCACGATTGAGAGCGGACTGCTGTTAATTATTCAGAGCAAGGACTAA
- a CDS encoding C40 family peptidase has product MNKHPWVKRALTIGLCTSIGFGALLATGAGTAPAAAAAVSADSVSASAKGSSIISFGKKYLGTRYKFGASTSTTRYFDCSSFTQYIFKKYGVDLPRTSVAQSKVGSYVSKANLRVGDLLFFSSGSRANGKNVTHVAVYAGNGKILHTYGSPGVTISDLNSGNWKRTYLKARRVL; this is encoded by the coding sequence ATGAATAAGCATCCTTGGGTTAAACGGGCCCTTACTATCGGTTTGTGCACATCAATCGGCTTCGGCGCACTTCTGGCCACCGGAGCAGGAACCGCTCCAGCGGCTGCCGCAGCGGTATCGGCCGACTCGGTCTCCGCTTCAGCGAAAGGATCGAGCATCATCAGCTTCGGCAAAAAGTACCTGGGCACACGTTACAAGTTCGGCGCTTCGACTTCAACTACACGTTATTTCGACTGCTCGTCGTTTACACAATATATCTTCAAAAAATACGGCGTAGATCTGCCACGCACCTCTGTCGCCCAATCCAAAGTCGGTTCCTACGTCAGCAAAGCGAACCTGCGGGTCGGTGATTTGTTGTTCTTCTCCAGCGGCAGCCGGGCGAACGGCAAGAACGTAACCCATGTCGCAGTGTATGCCGGAAATGGCAAAATTCTTCACACCTACGGATCACCTGGTGTTACGATTTCGGATCTGAATTCCGGCAACTGGAAAAGAACTTACCTGAAGGCAAGACGCGTACTCTAG
- a CDS encoding response regulator transcription factor — protein sequence MNELIAWYAPVPDTEDREASRAGLEEALRSLGMTTARSEDPESLRFVLSSGEPVLLVAELDDPGGWAGWEEVAAARKGGMRLPVMVITGPSEARGEAAVTAFESGGNECMERPVHTGEFSCRVVNLLKLTGRRRDTATLLKVDGLVLDPGRRQVSRDGAEVRMTPKEFDLLHYLVVNQGEVCPRDEILRQVWGYHFHPDTNVVDVYIRHIRSKVDKGRRTKLIHTVRGAGYVLRVPESGSS from the coding sequence GTGAATGAATTGATTGCATGGTACGCGCCGGTCCCGGATACAGAGGACCGGGAAGCTAGCCGTGCCGGGCTGGAGGAGGCGCTCCGCAGTCTCGGCATGACAACAGCACGAAGCGAAGACCCGGAGAGTCTTCGCTTCGTGCTGTCAAGCGGTGAACCTGTGCTGCTGGTTGCGGAGCTGGATGATCCCGGAGGGTGGGCGGGCTGGGAGGAAGTCGCAGCTGCCCGGAAGGGTGGGATGAGGCTGCCGGTGATGGTTATAACCGGACCATCCGAGGCGCGGGGGGAAGCAGCGGTTACGGCTTTTGAATCGGGGGGCAATGAGTGCATGGAGCGGCCGGTACATACCGGTGAATTCAGTTGCCGGGTCGTGAATCTGCTGAAGCTTACGGGCCGCAGGCGGGATACGGCCACTCTGCTCAAAGTGGACGGACTGGTCCTTGATCCCGGCCGCCGGCAGGTCAGCCGCGACGGAGCAGAGGTGAGGATGACCCCGAAGGAGTTCGACCTGCTGCATTATCTCGTGGTGAATCAGGGTGAAGTCTGCCCCCGGGACGAGATTCTGCGGCAGGTCTGGGGCTATCATTTTCATCCGGATACCAATGTGGTGGATGTATATATCCGCCACATCCGCTCGAAGGTGGACAAGGGCCGCCGGACGAAGCTGATTCATACCGTACGTGGGGCAGGGTATGTACTACGGGTACCGGAGAGCGGGTCTTCATAA
- a CDS encoding Dabb family protein, translating into MNNGTIRHMAVFTLKSAPDSEETQSFLRDGARILSVIPGVDNFEVLDQVSSKCDFRYAFSMEFADQAAYDAYNAHPDHQAFVAERWETEVAAFQEIDFVNAAV; encoded by the coding sequence ATGAATAATGGAACCATCAGGCATATGGCGGTGTTCACGCTGAAATCGGCACCGGATTCAGAGGAGACCCAGAGCTTTCTGCGGGACGGGGCCAGAATTCTAAGCGTTATTCCGGGTGTGGACAACTTTGAGGTGCTGGATCAGGTCAGCAGCAAATGTGATTTCCGGTACGCTTTCTCGATGGAATTCGCAGATCAGGCCGCTTATGATGCATATAATGCTCACCCTGATCATCAGGCATTTGTGGCTGAGCGCTGGGAGACCGAGGTGGCGGCCTTCCAGGAGATCGATTTCGTGAATGCTGCTGTATAA
- a CDS encoding ThiF family adenylyltransferase has product MGPDNRMPAPASSAGRDGRYSRQVRFTPFGAAGQQGLAKSCVLIVGMGALGTGIAETLARCGVGRLILVDRDYVEWSNLQRQQLYTEADALQRMPKAAAARIRLAEVNSEIEIEAHVLDGRAEELESLLPGVDLIMDGTDNFDTRLIMNDLAQKHGIPWIYGACVGSYGLTYTILPGETPCLNCLLGTVPMGGDTCDIAGILPQAVQLVTANATAEALKLLGGYRENLRGRLLTFDVWRNEQQEIGVKSAKRIDCPSCGDHPLYPYLTAANTERSDVLCGRDTVQIRPAGKRNLNLPETAARLAGLNSGKVESNPYLVSYTEEPYRMVVFADGRALIHGTSDVAAARSFYHRYFG; this is encoded by the coding sequence ATGGGTCCTGACAATCGTATGCCGGCGCCGGCTTCGTCCGCCGGAAGAGATGGCAGATATTCAAGACAAGTGCGCTTCACGCCGTTTGGAGCCGCAGGGCAGCAGGGGCTGGCTAAGTCATGTGTGCTGATCGTGGGCATGGGCGCGCTGGGAACAGGAATCGCTGAGACCCTGGCCCGCTGCGGGGTAGGGCGGCTGATTCTGGTGGACCGCGATTATGTGGAGTGGAGCAATCTGCAGCGGCAGCAGTTATATACGGAAGCGGATGCCCTCCAGCGGATGCCGAAGGCAGCTGCGGCCCGCATCAGACTGGCAGAGGTTAATTCGGAGATTGAGATTGAAGCCCATGTGCTGGATGGGCGGGCGGAGGAGCTGGAGAGCCTGCTGCCGGGGGTGGATCTCATCATGGACGGAACGGATAATTTCGATACCCGGCTCATTATGAATGATCTGGCCCAGAAGCACGGAATCCCATGGATCTACGGCGCCTGTGTCGGCAGCTACGGGCTTACATATACGATCCTGCCCGGCGAGACTCCTTGTCTGAACTGCTTGCTTGGTACGGTACCTATGGGCGGGGACACCTGTGATATCGCCGGTATTCTGCCGCAGGCAGTGCAGCTGGTCACAGCCAACGCTACGGCTGAGGCGCTTAAGCTGCTCGGCGGATACAGGGAGAACCTGCGGGGCCGGCTGCTGACCTTCGATGTCTGGCGCAACGAGCAGCAGGAGATCGGGGTGAAGTCAGCGAAAAGAATAGATTGCCCTTCCTGCGGAGATCATCCGCTCTATCCTTATCTGACAGCGGCGAATACGGAACGCAGCGATGTGCTGTGCGGCAGGGATACGGTGCAAATCCGCCCGGCCGGCAAGCGGAACCTTAATCTGCCGGAGACCGCCGCACGGCTAGCGGGACTGAACAGCGGCAAGGTGGAGAGCAACCCTTATCTGGTGTCCTATACCGAAGAGCCGTACCGTATGGTCGTATTTGCGGATGGCAGGGCATTGATACATGGAACCAGTGATGTAGCGGCTGCCCGCAGCTTCTATCACCGGTATTTCGGATAA
- a CDS encoding serine/threonine-protein kinase — MEFAAKLEVGQVLGGRYAIRGLLGRGGMSRVYLAEDLRLPGVLRAVKESVILEGQAGAGAILAEAELLSTLRHSLLPQIADFFPSDPDGYSYLVMEYIEGITLQQYMAEQPYAMPGGRMVSYARQLLEVLEYLHSHQPPIIYRDLKPSNIMLTGEHELKVIDFGIARRLRSGSVADTEKLGTAGFAAPEQYGGGQSSPQSDLYGLGALLLYMASGGQFSAWQPGLENKLRGQLPDRLIPVIRRLLRQHPEERYASAEEVREALRLLEPHRAAGVAAPYQARRRPGGQPVHSKSLPAPTVIAVLGVSPGLGVTHTSLAAASCLSRAGLTAWVDCNPDSEVFNRMKGMADAAEPGGRLGTPYLPFTWNEVDFWKLSSADGLPLRPDQNYAFVVLDLGTGSFEGALPLFTGSDVPLLVASGADWRLEETLHWLRRRQLVPGPQWRVGLPLAGEQAAGLLASALGVAGVYCLPYQPDPCVRKGKLAHTLCSLLGLETGLRLTVKRR, encoded by the coding sequence ATGGAATTTGCAGCAAAATTAGAGGTAGGACAAGTCCTTGGAGGGCGCTATGCCATCAGGGGATTGCTCGGAAGAGGCGGAATGAGCCGGGTCTACCTGGCGGAGGACTTGCGGCTTCCGGGGGTCTTGCGGGCGGTAAAAGAGAGCGTAATCCTCGAAGGGCAGGCGGGGGCAGGAGCCATCCTGGCGGAAGCGGAGCTGTTAAGCACGCTGCGGCACTCTCTGCTGCCGCAGATCGCGGATTTCTTTCCGTCGGACCCGGACGGCTACAGCTACCTGGTGATGGAATATATCGAAGGAATCACGCTACAACAATACATGGCCGAGCAGCCATACGCCATGCCCGGCGGGAGAATGGTCAGTTATGCCCGGCAGCTGCTGGAGGTGCTGGAATACTTGCACAGCCATCAGCCGCCGATTATCTACCGGGACCTGAAGCCGTCCAACATCATGCTGACCGGGGAGCATGAATTGAAGGTGATTGACTTCGGCATCGCGCGGCGGCTGAGAAGCGGAAGCGTCGCGGATACAGAGAAGCTGGGAACAGCCGGCTTCGCCGCGCCCGAGCAATATGGAGGCGGGCAGAGCAGCCCGCAGTCCGATTTGTACGGTCTGGGCGCACTGCTGCTGTATATGGCCTCGGGCGGCCAATTCAGCGCCTGGCAGCCGGGGCTGGAGAACAAGCTGCGGGGGCAGCTTCCAGACCGGCTGATTCCCGTTATCCGGCGGCTGCTGCGGCAGCATCCGGAGGAGCGGTACGCCAGCGCGGAGGAGGTGAGAGAAGCCCTCCGGCTACTGGAACCGCACCGTGCTGCAGGAGTTGCCGCCCCGTATCAAGCACGTCGGCGTCCTGGCGGGCAGCCGGTGCACTCTAAGAGTCTGCCCGCCCCAACGGTAATTGCTGTGCTTGGCGTATCCCCCGGACTTGGGGTTACGCATACTTCGCTGGCGGCCGCCAGCTGCCTGTCCCGGGCAGGATTGACTGCTTGGGTGGACTGCAACCCGGACTCGGAGGTATTTAACCGCATGAAGGGAATGGCGGATGCTGCTGAACCGGGGGGCAGGCTGGGAACACCGTACCTTCCGTTTACCTGGAATGAGGTGGACTTCTGGAAGCTTTCATCCGCTGATGGGCTTCCGCTGCGGCCGGATCAGAACTATGCCTTCGTCGTCCTGGATCTGGGAACAGGCAGCTTCGAAGGGGCGCTGCCTCTATTCACGGGCAGCGATGTACCGCTGCTCGTTGCCTCAGGCGCGGACTGGCGGCTGGAAGAAACGCTGCACTGGCTGCGCCGCAGGCAGCTTGTTCCCGGGCCGCAGTGGCGGGTTGGCCTGCCGCTGGCCGGAGAGCAGGCCGCCGGACTGCTGGCATCGGCACTGGGAGTAGCCGGCGTGTACTGCCTGCCGTATCAGCCGGACCCTTGCGTGCGCAAAGGGAAGCTGGCTCATACGCTTTGCAGTCTGCTGGGCCTGGAAACCGGCCTGCGGCTTACTGTGAAGCGCAGGTAG